Proteins encoded in a region of the Oncorhynchus masou masou isolate Uvic2021 unplaced genomic scaffold, UVic_Omas_1.1 unplaced_scaffold_2927, whole genome shotgun sequence genome:
- the LOC135534029 gene encoding kinesin-associated protein 3-like isoform X2: MQSEDARYLKRKVKGGSLDVHPTEKALVVQYEVEATILGETGDEMLGDRKKCQKIIRLKSLNTNTDVAALARKVVEECKLIHPSKLSEVEQLLFYLQNRKKASGKEKRVVKPRDLTPFEGMEIDEEANINKVEEYVELLYEGMEEKVKGATLILHLARNPVNLEELLENETALGALARVLREDWKQSVELATTIIYVFFCFSSFSQFHGLVTHYKIGALCMNVMEHELKRYDLWQDELQKKTRTCEDDPDNQALRKEHEKAFKKYQGLLVKQEQLLRVALYLLLNLAEDTRTELKMRNKNIVHMLVKTLDRENEELLVLVVSFLKKLSIFLENKNDMVREGLRERNK; this comes from the exons ATGCAGTCGGAGGATGCACGCTATCTGAAACG GAAAGTGAAGGGTGGTAGCCTGGACGTGCACCCTACAGAGAAAGCCCTGGTTGTTCAGTATGAGGTGGAGGCGACCATCCTTGGAGAGACCGGAGACGAGATGCTGGGAGACCGCAAGAAGTGTCAGAAGAT TATTCGTCTGAAGAGCCTGAATACGAACACAGACGTTGCAGCCCTGGCCCGTAAGGTGGTTGAGGAGTGTAAACTCATCCATCCCTCCAAGCTGTCAGAGGTGGAGCAGCTGCTCTTCTATCTACAGAACCGCAAGAAGGCCAGCGGGAAAG AGAAGAGAGTGGTGAAACCTAGAGACCTAACTCCATTTGAAGGAATGGAG ATAGATGAGGAGGCTAACATCAACAAGGTGGAAGAGTATGTAGAGCTGCTGTATGAaggtatggaggagaaggtgaaaGGGGCTACACTCATCCTACACCTGGCCAGGAACCCTGTCAACCTGGAGGAACTACTAGAGAATg aaaCGGCTCTAGGAGCCCTGGCCAGAGTGCTGCGGGAGGACTGGAAGCAGAGTGTTGAGCTTGCCACCACCATCATCTATGTTTTCTTCTGCTTCTCCAG TTTCTCCCAGTTCCATGGGCTGGTGACCCACTATAAAATCGGAGCGCTGTGTATGAATGTCATGGAACATGAACTGAAGAGATACGACCTCTGGCAGGACGAACTGCAGAAGAAGACCAGGACAT GTGAAGACGACCCTGACAACCAGGCCTTGAGGAAGGAACATGAGAAGGCCTTTAAGAAGTACCAGGGACTACTGGTGAAACAGGAGCAGCTGCTGAGAG ttgcTCTGTACCTGTTGTTGAACCTGGCTGAGGACACCAGGACAGAGCTGAAGATGAGAAACAAGAACATCGTCCACATGCTGGTGAAGACCCTGGACCGGGAGAACGAGGAACTACTGGTGCTGGTGGTGTCCTTCCTCAAGAAACTCAGCATCTTCCTGGAGAACAAGAATGATATGGtaagagagggattgagagagaggaatAAGTGA
- the LOC135534029 gene encoding kinesin-associated protein 3-like isoform X1, protein MQSEDARYLKRKVKGGSLDVHPTEKALVVQYEVEATILGETGDEMLGDRKKCQKIIRLKSLNTNTDVAALARKVVEECKLIHPSKLSEVEQLLFYLQNRKKASGKAEKRVVKPRDLTPFEGMEIDEEANINKVEEYVELLYEGMEEKVKGATLILHLARNPVNLEELLENETALGALARVLREDWKQSVELATTIIYVFFCFSSFSQFHGLVTHYKIGALCMNVMEHELKRYDLWQDELQKKTRTCEDDPDNQALRKEHEKAFKKYQGLLVKQEQLLRVALYLLLNLAEDTRTELKMRNKNIVHMLVKTLDRENEELLVLVVSFLKKLSIFLENKNDMVREGLRERNK, encoded by the exons ATGCAGTCGGAGGATGCACGCTATCTGAAACG GAAAGTGAAGGGTGGTAGCCTGGACGTGCACCCTACAGAGAAAGCCCTGGTTGTTCAGTATGAGGTGGAGGCGACCATCCTTGGAGAGACCGGAGACGAGATGCTGGGAGACCGCAAGAAGTGTCAGAAGAT TATTCGTCTGAAGAGCCTGAATACGAACACAGACGTTGCAGCCCTGGCCCGTAAGGTGGTTGAGGAGTGTAAACTCATCCATCCCTCCAAGCTGTCAGAGGTGGAGCAGCTGCTCTTCTATCTACAGAACCGCAAGAAGGCCAGCGGGAAAG CAGAGAAGAGAGTGGTGAAACCTAGAGACCTAACTCCATTTGAAGGAATGGAG ATAGATGAGGAGGCTAACATCAACAAGGTGGAAGAGTATGTAGAGCTGCTGTATGAaggtatggaggagaaggtgaaaGGGGCTACACTCATCCTACACCTGGCCAGGAACCCTGTCAACCTGGAGGAACTACTAGAGAATg aaaCGGCTCTAGGAGCCCTGGCCAGAGTGCTGCGGGAGGACTGGAAGCAGAGTGTTGAGCTTGCCACCACCATCATCTATGTTTTCTTCTGCTTCTCCAG TTTCTCCCAGTTCCATGGGCTGGTGACCCACTATAAAATCGGAGCGCTGTGTATGAATGTCATGGAACATGAACTGAAGAGATACGACCTCTGGCAGGACGAACTGCAGAAGAAGACCAGGACAT GTGAAGACGACCCTGACAACCAGGCCTTGAGGAAGGAACATGAGAAGGCCTTTAAGAAGTACCAGGGACTACTGGTGAAACAGGAGCAGCTGCTGAGAG ttgcTCTGTACCTGTTGTTGAACCTGGCTGAGGACACCAGGACAGAGCTGAAGATGAGAAACAAGAACATCGTCCACATGCTGGTGAAGACCCTGGACCGGGAGAACGAGGAACTACTGGTGCTGGTGGTGTCCTTCCTCAAGAAACTCAGCATCTTCCTGGAGAACAAGAATGATATGGtaagagagggattgagagagaggaatAAGTGA